The genomic DNA AAACTAATTCAATATATTTGTGGTTTAGAATCAGAATATATTAAAGATATCATAATAAAAATTGATTCTGGAATTGACAAAAAAGAAATAAGTAACATAATAACTATAGAATATGAAGTTGATAAGAAAAATGATATAACAATTTTAAAAGATTTTAATTATAAAAAAATTAAAAAAATTAAAACTTATGAAGATCTAGAAGTTTATAAAGAAAAATATGAGAAATTACAAGAGAGCCTAAAAGAGATAAATAGTTTATTAAAAGAAAAAGAAAAAGAGCTCCAAAAGAAAGGATAGGCTCCATTAAAGCATCTAGAGATTCTAAAATAAAAGCAAAAGGAGAAATTAATGGAAAAAATCATTTATGGTACAACGAATGATGCCAAGGTAAAAGAGATGAAAGAGGCACTAAATGGTATGGATATTGAAATCATCGGGCTAAACGATATTAAAAAAAAAATACCTAAAGTAATTGAAGATGGGGAAACTCCATTAGAAAACGCCAAGAAAAAAGCTGAGACATATTTTCAAGAATTTAAAATCCCAGTTTTTTCTTGTGATTCAGGACTCTATTTTGAAGGAGTAGAGGATATAGATCAACCTGGAGTTTATATAAGAAGGGTTAAAGGAAGAGAACTTTCAGACGATGAAATGATAGAACATTATTCAAAAATTGCAAAAAAGAATGGTGGCGAAATTATTAGTCGCTATGAAAATGCTATCTATCTAAAAATAGATGAAAATACTAGTTTTGAATATCAAGGACCTGAAATATCTCTTAGTAATTTTATAATATCAGAAAAACCTTATGACAAAAAAATAAAAGGTTTTCCGCTAGATTCATTATCTAAAAATATTATGACTAATAAATACTATCTTGAAGAAAAGGAACCAGACGAACAAGAGAATCGTATGAATGAAAGAGTTAAAAAATTTTTTAAAGAAAGTTTTAAGCAAAATTAGTTAAATAAAAAAACAAGAGTTGTAACACATGTTACAACTCTTGTTTTTATTTTAAATCATATTCCTCTATTAACATTTGGATTTGTTCCCATGTTTTAGTCGTTTTTAAAGATGGTTTTAAAAACATATATCTCATTTTAGATAGTTTTTCCTTAGCTAATCTATCTAATTCACCTTTAAATTCCTCTAACTCTTTATCCAGGATCTCTTCTTTATCATCACCTTTTTTATTTATTTTTTCTTGTGTTACTAATACGTTTTTAATTTCTTTTTTTACTTCTGTTTGCTGTGTTACTATAACTATTTTCTTTTTATTATTTTCTATTCCTGTTTCTATTGTTTTTTCCAAATAAGAAAAAGCTTTTACCTCATAATTTATCTCCTGAATAGCAAACTTTAACCCATTAATTAGTAGATCTTCTGAATATTTTTTTACTAACTTTTCAATATTTGAAACTGTTAATAATGGCTTTATAAATCTATTTTTCTTAGCTTTTTCAATTATTTTATTTAACTGTTCTGAGATCTTTATCTCAGTAATAAATTTACTTTCTAAATTTTTAAGAGAACAATAATTTTCCCAAGAAAATTTTAAAGATTTTATTTTTCTACCATCTTTTATTTTTTCTAATTTAAGATCTGGAAAAAATGGTGATAATTCTAATATTGCTGGTTTAATAACTCTTCTATCTACCTCTCCCATCTTATAGCTCTCAGGAACACATAAGACCCTTTTAAATTCTTCAACGTATATACTTAAAAAATTAGTTGATTCAAATTGCTTTAGTAATCTAAAAATATTTTTAGAATATGAAGATTTCAAACTCACAAATTGTTCCAACTCAAATTGAGTATAAGTTAAAAAATCATTTAGCATATAATAAAACCGTTCATGAACTTGAACCTCAAGCTCATTATTAACTGGATCTATTACAAATTCATTGAACAAATTAAACATTACTATTTTTCCATCAGGTAAAGTTATCTTTTGACTTAAATTTAATAACTTAAAGTTTAAATTTTCCAAAGATTTTAAAA from Fusobacteria bacterium ZRK30 includes the following:
- a CDS encoding replication initiation protein, which produces MAKLVKYHSDINKIPLRNFSEKEINIFFSLLFKAKEEGTNKIKIKFTELRNISNGDTHSNRFLKSLENLNFKLLNLSQKITLPDGKIVMFNLFNEFVIDPVNNELEVQVHERFYYMLNDFLTYTQFELEQFVSLKSSYSKNIFRLLKQFESTNFLSIYVEEFKRVLCVPESYKMGEVDRRVIKPAILELSPFFPDLKLEKIKDGRKIKSLKFSWENYCSLKNLESKFITEIKISEQLNKIIEKAKKNRFIKPLLTVSNIEKLVKKYSEDLLINGLKFAIQEINYEVKAFSYLEKTIETGIENNKKKIVIVTQQTEVKKEIKNVLVTQEKINKKGDDKEEILDKELEEFKGELDRLAKEKLSKMRYMFLKPSLKTTKTWEQIQMLIEEYDLK